The DNA region AGGTAGGGGAAGGCCCGAAGGCACACCGGGCAGAAGTGCGGGGCCTTCTTGGGGCCAGAGCTCTCGGGCCCGCCTGCTACTGACCCTTCAGAGACTGTGTAGGGCACACCCTGATCATCGATCAACAGGAGGTCACTGCCACCGCCGCTGCCCACCGGGGCTGTCACCCCCTGTGCCAGTGGGGGCTCCTGCCCCGACTTGGGGGGGCGGCCCCGCTTGCGAGGGAGGGAGGCCTTGAGAGTCCGATTCGAGGAGGTGGCCCCTCCGGGACGTCGGCCTCGGCGGCCCCGGGGAACAGGAGGAGGTAAGGCCAGAGGTTTCTCTTCCTCCCCGGGCAAAGGCGAAGGCCACGGGTCTGGGCTGGGGGTGTCCATTGAGCAGTGGGGGGCTTGGGTCTGGGCACTGGAGCCGGGCTAAGAGGAGAGAAGGGGTAGCCGTCAGTGCAGGAGGGGATGGAGCAGCCCCTCGTCCCCCCAAACCTCGCCATCCCTGGGTCCGAGTCTGTCCACCTGGGCGTGGCCAACATTCACTTGGACGCACAATTAAAGCCACGCTAGTGGGTAAAATAGCAAGATAATTCTGTACCGGTTGGTAAACAGGCACTGCCCTGAGCCCCACAGGTGTCTCCCAGACCTCCCTAACCCCTCCTAGACATTCAGAGTCAACTTGagccaaaatacagaaaaaccttCCAAGGAGGACAGAGTCCAACTGAGGGTGCAGGCGAGTATTTCGATCCTCAAAACAGAGAACCCATCAAACAGAAGAGCTACAGAGGCCTCAGAAATGTTTTTGTCCCTCCTTCTGACAGAAgtgacagagggagagaaggggggtCAGGACTGGACGAAGAAAGGGACTGGTCCCAGGTGACGTTTGCCCCTGAGCTGTGGATGTGGACATATATCAGAGCTGTTgaagagtgtgggctctggagccagaggtTCTGGGTTCGATTCCTGAGTCTGTTATTTAGTCTCTGTGcggtggccttgggcaaggtgCTCACCTCTCTGAGCGTCAGCTAAGCCTTTTGCAAAACAGGATGAATATGTCCACCTACTCGCACATAAAGTGCTCGGTACACGGAAGAGCTTAGGAGATATTAGCTCTTATTACCACGGTGAGCAGCTAAGCCTCACACCGACTCTCTGAATAAGGGTATATCACGCCCATTTTGcaaatggggaaaccaaggcacaggaaAGTCAAATCAGTTGCCCAAGCTCCCTCTGCCGGTACGTGGCAGGGCCAAGACTTGATCTCATGGACCCCAACGGCCCAGGGAGTGAGAAGTAATGGACCCAAGGGACATCACAGGTCCCTTAGTCCTGCGTTTGAATCCAGCTCTACCGTTCATTAACAAGTGGCTTTGCCTATCTGAGCCAGTTtccacctctgtaaaatggatacaGCAGGGTTGTCGGTCGGCATATATATAGTAAGCACCAAATGACCTACCATCACCAACACCACCATCAGCAGCAAAGCCTGGGACCATGGGACTGGGGAGTAATAaagtggagggggaggagagcaCAGGTGCAGTGAGGATTAGGGGTTACAGGTGCCACTGCACCCCACTGGAGCAAGCACACAGATTAAGGTCCAGAGAACGGCAGCCACTTTTCCATGATCACACGGCTCGCTCGGTTGGGGTTGCCTGGACTAGAACACGGGTCTCTGGAACGGTGCCCCTAACCCTCGCCCTCCTCCACCCCGGTGCAGGCGCGCGCCCGTGAGCACCGACCGCGCGGGGCGGGCCCTGCGGGGGCGGCGGCCAATGAGCGGCGCCGGGCCGCGGACGGCGAGGGCCGCCAGGAAGGGGGTCTGCGCGCGCGCGCCCAGGCGGGCCGGCTCCGCGGGGCGCGAGGTCGGCGCGCGCGCTTCAGCGAGCGCAAGAGCAGAAGCAGGTGGGGGGCGCGCTCCAGGAGCGCGCGGCCCCGGGCCTCCCCTccctccgctcccctccccccacccgggCCCCCCGCCTCTCGGGTACCTCATTTGCATGTCGCCTGGACTCGCGAGTGTGCGCGCGCGGGGGCGCGGGGCCGGCGCGTGGGAAAGGGCGGGGGCGAGGGGGCCCTGCCCCTCGGCGGCGCGCGCGCGCGGGACTGCCCCGCCCCTCGGAGGGGACGCCGGTcggtccctccctcccctccccctccccgtcgGGCCCGCGCCCGCGGGGAACAAAGGGGACCCGCTGGGTCCTAAGGGCCGGTCACATCCCCATCGGCAAACCGCGCCTGCGCACCCGTCGCCCTCGCTGGCCCCGAACGGGAAATTACCCCACCAACACATCCCAAACACATAGAAATGTCTTTTCTCCCACAAAGCACCCAGCCGGGTGACCCAATCAAAGAAAGGTACCGAAAGGATAAAGAGCGGGAAAATGGCCCCTCATTCCCGTAATTAACATGGCGCCTGATTAGCTTCAAAGCCCACTGGAAGCCTAAGCACAAGATGGAGCCTGCTCTACCCTCCTATCTCTAGCGTAGATCGGCGAACTTcgatttctctcttctcctgatGCAACTCTACATCCTACCCAGGAGGAGCCTGAGGCCGCGAAAAGGGAATCATGTCTGCCCTCATCTATGTTAACACCGGCCAGCGTCGATACCGCAGGGAGGAGGACGCGCGCGCTGAGCTTGTTGCCCTTAGTCTGTATGGCGCCGGGGGCCACCCTAAGCCCCGCCCCTTCTCCATGCCCTCACCCAAGATGGCGCCACCCTGGCTTCTCGAACCTCCAGTAGCTGGGAAAGGGacgggaaagagagagaagggagggcgGCGGGGAGGAGGGAAGTCAAGAAGGCGGGAGAAAGGGGGAGTGCGGGGGAGAAGGGAGCCGAGGCGGAAGTCGAGGGGCCCCCCGGGTGGAAGTGACGCTACCCCCGCTGCCCAAAATGTCGGCGCCCAGAGGGAGGTGTAAGTAATTAAAGAGGAAAGCCGACTGACTTTCCCGGCCTCCCGGGGCCGCCTCAGGGCCCCAGAACCCCCGCTCCGTACGAGCAAGGTGGACTCGCCCGACTGCGGGTCTAGCCTGACCTGCCCCCGCCCCGGGCGCTTGGGGCCGCACCTTTTAGGGACAGGGGGGGAGGGGTACAAAAGGCCGGCTCTAGGGGCCTGGGTCCTCGAGCTGACTGGGGAGGGGGGCTCAGTCCCGCGGGCgactgggtggggaggaggcggGGCTTAGTGGTGGCTTGGGCGGAGCAATGGATGGGCGTGGTTTAGAGTGGAAATGGGCGGGGCTGTGGGTAGAAAGTGGGAGGAGCTTAGGCAAAGGGGTGAGGTTTGGCAAAGGGGCGTGGCTCAGTGAGAATGGTAGGAGGACCCTAGGTTGAAGGGTCCTAATTGGGGCTGAGGGGGGTAAAGGGGTTCAgtgtggaggtgggaggagcTTAGAGTAGAAGGAGTGGAGTTTGTCTAGGGATGTGGCTTTCAGGAAGTGGTGGACATAGTGAGGGGGGTGGGGTTTAAGCGTGTAATTTGGGGCGTTGTAGTGGAAATAGCAAGTCTTTATATTGCAGGTGAAATGACAGGATGGGGAGGGTGTCAGAGAGGAAGGGCTGAGATGGCAAGAGAGGTAGAGTGGCAGGTGGTCTTGGAAAGGAAGGGGTTTGCTTAAAGGCTGAGTTTAAAGGAAAACTTGAGTGGGGTTTAGGAGGCGGATCTTAGTGGGAAAGAGATGGGGGACTTCAAGAGGAAACTCGGAGGAACTTAGCAGATAGTGGTAATCAAAACAGCTTACCTGTTGAgtctttgctgtgcacaagcgTCAGTAAGCACGCCGCACGCATGGCCACAAGTTTGCTTAGTCCTCACCACCACTCCATGAGGTAGGTCCTCccattattcctattttgcagatggaaaGAGAATCAGTTGGCTTTATCCAAGGTTCCAGGACTAGTCCTGGTCTCCCTGGAAGGTTGACTCAGGTGCGCTTAGCCCCAAATTTTCATACTGTCCTTGGCTAAGAATGTCGTCCATCTTCATCTGAAGATGACTTTCATCTTCAAAGAAGAGTGGGAGTGGCTTtcagaggggaaggggcttgTCAAGGAATATAAAAGGCTTCAGGAACAACATGGAGACTTTGGAAGGGGTAGGCGGGACCTGAACACGAGTGGGCGGGGTTTAACCACACTCATTGGGGCTTAGAGCGGGATGGGAGTTCATTCACAAAGAAGGGGAGAGGCTTAAAAGCATTCAGTGGCTTAGAAGTGACTTGGACGTGATTAGGAAGATAGATGAGTGGTGGAAGGGGTTGTAGGAGAGTGGGAGGGGCTTAAAGAGCAGTAGGTGTGGCTTGGATAGATGGGCGTGGCTTAGAAGGTAGTAGGCCGGGCCTCACAGGTCTGTGAGTCCAAAGAGCCTGATAGGGGAGGCTGATGGGCTCCCTCACCCCACTCCATGTCTCCCCGCTCCAGAGAGAGCCCCCACCCGCCACTGCCCTCGCGCCACGCCACCATGGATGACGCCCCGCTGCCAGCGCCCCCGGTCCCTGCCCCGGCCCCGGCTCCGCCCACTGCTGCCCCCCGCGTCCCGTTTCACTGCAGTGAGTGTGGCAAGAGCTTCCGCTACCGCTCGGACCTGCGGCGCCACTTCGCTCGGCACACTGCGCTCAAACCCCACGCGTGTCCGCGCTGCGGCAAAGGCTTCAAGCACAGCTTCAACCTGGCCAACCACCTGCGCTCGCACACCGGCGAGCGGCCCTACCGCTGCTCCGCCTGCCCCAAGGGGTTCCGAGACTCCACCGGCCTGCTGCACCACCAGGTGAGTCCTGCAGGCCGGCCCCAAGCTGGCCTCCCTGGGCTGGACTCGCCCTTGGAGCCCCGGGGACCCACTATGGGCAACAGACAGCTGGCCCCTAAGAAaatttctgtctccctccctccctccttccccctccatcGAAGCGCCCTGACCAGTCAAAGCATGAGTTGTTTCTCTTTCAGTCTACACCCAACGCAGGAACTAAAACATTCATAGTAAATTTGCCCCACCTCTATGCACCTCCCCTCTCCCGTGCCCCTTCTCATATGCCAGCGTCTGCAACTGTGTGCTCATCATTCCGTTACcgtttttaaagatagatttacCACGTATGTATTTAATTCCTTTACTCAGCAATTACCTATTGAATGTTTTCCCTGCTCCCAACACCTGGGATACCAAGGTGAAATCAATAAAGTCCACGCCTTCGGAGAACTTACATTCCATTGCGAGTGGTCCATAGTCAGGTAGACAATCAGCAAGAAAGCAAATACACAGGCAAGGATGATCTGGAAAAGGAGAAGCGTTGGGAAggaagttaaaacaacaacagcaataataaccATCTGATATGTAGGAGTAAAGAGGGGAGAGCTATGGGCTACCACACAAGGTGGGGGAAGGTCAGGgcaaggtgatatttgagctgagacctgaaggaagagCAGGAATCCACCATGGGaacagcattccaggcaaagggaacaacaAGTGCAAGGATCCTGAGGCTGGAGGGGCCAAAAGCATGCTAACGTGGCCGGAAGCAGAGAACGAGAATGAGAGGGTTGAAGCTAGATCTTGGCCCTGTGGACCTGGCAGGGAGCTTCCTCCGCATCTCTCTGGGAGGCCAAGAATCTGTCCCGCGGGCTAGACCCTCAGCCCTGACGCAGggctcttcctcctgccctcccaggtCGTCCACACTGGCGAGAAGCCCTACTGCTGCCTAGTCTGCGAGCTCCGCTTCTCCTCGCGCTCCAGCCTGGGCCGCCACCTCAAGCGCCAGCACCGCGGGGTGCTCCCGTCCCCCCTGCAGCCCGGCCCAGGCCTGCCCGCCCTGAGCGCTCCCTGCTCGGTCTGCTGCAACGTGGGGCCCTGCTCGGTGTGCGGGGGCGCGGGGGCCGGCG from Balaenoptera musculus isolate JJ_BM4_2016_0621 chromosome 19, mBalMus1.pri.v3, whole genome shotgun sequence includes:
- the ZNF524 gene encoding zinc finger protein 524 isoform X1, with translation MVVLVMPGSSAQTQAPHCSMDTPSPDPWPSPLPGEEEKPLALPPPVPRGRRGRRPGGATSSNRTLKASLPRKRGRPPKSGQEPPLAQGVTAPVGSGGGSDLLLIDDQGVPYTVSEGSVAGGPESSGPKKAPHFCPVCLRAFPYLSDLERHSISHSELKPHECKDCGKTFKRSSHLRRHCNIHAGLRPFRCPLCPRRFREAGELAHHHRVHSGERPYQCPVCRLRFTEANTLRRHAKRKHPEAMEAPLGPRESGPEPPWDDEGIPATAGADEEELEGKEVA